The Nocardioides panzhihuensis genome has a segment encoding these proteins:
- a CDS encoding DUF881 domain-containing protein, with product MPDRKRRPAVKRTAAKRTPAKKTAAKKPAVPAEETPNEDVAAPEDEGTPPDEQAPSGEPAAATDAAEDASEESDESVAAKVEPEESAVESTDETDDEADVEEPAEAEQPAVDPGRDEAEPDEPDEPDEPDEPDEPDEPDETVETVETDESAEAKEPAAEEADEPADLDTREDKDADVPDESDEVAELPEPEEPEEKTAPLVGRARLFDALTHFRRGQVAVAVLLCILGYAAVVQVQTNTEDSTYAGLREQELIDILSGLAGTTQKAQEQIEELEATRDELEDQTMQQQTALQRAEEQVDTLRVIAGTVPVSGPGITIEIDPGADPLRLTALLDLIEELRTSGAEAMEIEGADGEAVRLVASSSIEVSQPTPGLNVGGELISPPYRLQVIGPPDTLAGAIDFYQGPQDQLEEQGAEVDVESEEKIDIESIHTVSR from the coding sequence ATGCCTGACCGGAAGAGGCGGCCGGCGGTGAAGCGGACCGCGGCGAAGCGGACTCCTGCGAAGAAGACCGCGGCCAAGAAGCCGGCGGTGCCCGCGGAGGAGACCCCCAACGAGGACGTCGCCGCGCCCGAGGACGAAGGTACGCCACCGGATGAACAGGCTCCGAGCGGCGAGCCGGCCGCGGCGACCGACGCCGCTGAAGACGCGTCCGAGGAGTCGGACGAGTCCGTAGCGGCGAAGGTCGAGCCCGAAGAGTCGGCCGTCGAGTCCACCGACGAGACCGACGACGAGGCCGACGTGGAGGAACCCGCAGAGGCGGAGCAGCCGGCGGTCGACCCGGGTCGAGACGAGGCCGAACCTGACGAACCTGACGAACCTGACGAACCTGACGAACCTGACGAACCTGACGAACCTGATGAGACGGTCGAGACGGTCGAGACTGATGAATCGGCGGAGGCGAAGGAACCCGCGGCCGAGGAGGCCGACGAGCCTGCTGACCTCGACACCCGCGAGGACAAGGACGCGGACGTCCCGGACGAGTCCGACGAGGTGGCCGAGCTTCCCGAGCCCGAGGAGCCGGAGGAGAAGACCGCGCCGCTGGTCGGCCGGGCACGGCTCTTCGACGCGCTCACCCACTTCCGGCGCGGCCAGGTCGCCGTGGCGGTCCTGCTCTGCATCCTCGGCTACGCGGCCGTGGTGCAGGTCCAGACGAACACCGAGGACTCGACGTATGCCGGCCTGCGAGAGCAGGAGCTGATCGACATCCTCTCCGGTCTGGCCGGGACGACGCAGAAGGCCCAGGAGCAGATCGAGGAGCTCGAGGCGACCCGCGACGAGCTCGAGGACCAGACCATGCAGCAGCAGACGGCTCTGCAGCGCGCGGAGGAGCAGGTCGACACCCTCCGGGTGATCGCCGGGACGGTCCCGGTCAGCGGGCCGGGCATCACGATCGAGATCGACCCCGGCGCCGACCCGCTGCGGCTGACCGCGCTCCTCGACCTCATCGAGGAGCTGCGTACTAGCGGCGCAGAGGCGATGGAGATCGAGGGGGCCGACGGCGAGGCGGTGCGCCTGGTCGCGTCGTCCTCGATCGAGGTCAGCCAGCCCACGCCCGGTCTCAACGTCGGCGGTGAGCTGATCAGCCCGCCCTACCGTCTCCAGGTGATCGGGCCTCCCGACACGCTGGCCGGCGCGATCGACTTCTACCAGGGCCCTCAGGACCAGCTCGAGGAGCAGGGTGCGGAGGTCGACGTGGAGTCGGAGGAGAAGATCGACATCGAGTCGATTCACACCGTGTCCCGCTGA
- the gcvH gene encoding glycine cleavage system protein GcvH yields the protein MYPEELKYTSEHEWLRNPGETEGSVRIGITNYAQDALGDIVYVSMPTVGDTIKSGESCGELESTKSVSDIYAPISGEVVAVNGSLDATPELVNDDPYGGGWLFEINPADPAELESLLDAAAYEASLDA from the coding sequence GTGTACCCCGAGGAACTGAAGTACACCAGCGAGCACGAGTGGCTGCGCAACCCCGGCGAGACCGAGGGGTCCGTACGGATCGGGATCACCAACTACGCCCAGGACGCTCTGGGCGACATCGTCTACGTCTCGATGCCCACGGTCGGCGACACGATCAAGTCCGGCGAGAGCTGCGGCGAGCTCGAGTCGACCAAGTCCGTCAGCGACATCTACGCGCCGATCTCGGGCGAGGTCGTCGCGGTCAACGGCTCCCTCGACGCGACGCCCGAGCTGGTCAACGACGACCCCTACGGCGGTGGTTGGCTCTTTGAGATCAACCCGGCCGATCCTGCTGAGCTGGAGAGCCTCCTCGACGCCGCGGCGTACGAGGCATCACTCGACGCGTAA
- a CDS encoding FHA domain-containing protein — MSVCPACGSQNPAEARFCSQCGVSLTGTDQTSTIQLGADADTSDRVLSPIEAATVEALPQGNGMLVVQRGPGAGSRFLLDQDTVVAGRHPDSDIFLDDVTVSRRHAEFARTGDTFEVSDVGSLNGTYVNRDRIEKFVLKDGDEVQVGKFRLVFYAGHEGA, encoded by the coding sequence ATGTCCGTGTGCCCCGCTTGCGGAAGCCAGAACCCCGCCGAAGCACGGTTCTGCTCGCAGTGTGGCGTAAGCCTGACCGGGACCGACCAGACCTCGACGATCCAGCTCGGGGCTGACGCCGACACCTCCGACCGGGTGCTCAGCCCGATCGAGGCGGCCACTGTCGAGGCGCTGCCGCAGGGCAACGGGATGCTCGTCGTCCAGCGCGGTCCCGGTGCGGGAAGCCGCTTCCTGCTCGACCAGGACACCGTGGTCGCGGGTCGCCACCCGGACAGCGACATCTTCCTCGACGATGTGACCGTCTCGCGTCGCCACGCGGAGTTCGCGCGCACCGGTGACACGTTCGAGGTCTCCGACGTCGGCAGTCTCAACGGCACCTACGTCAACCGCGACCGGATCGAGAAGTTCGTCCTCAAGGACGGCGACGAGGTCCAGGTCGGGAAGTTCCGGCTCGTCTTCTACGCCGGGCACGAAGGGGCGTAG
- a CDS encoding MerR family transcriptional regulator has protein sequence MAAAATPDPQRPASDSGERLNIGQVLDQLRPDFPTVTIPKIRFLEDKGLIKPERTPAGYRKFSRRDVERLRYVLRMQRDHYLPLKVIGEHLDAIDRGLEPPEIEPTVPTVPTVALTPGGAPGAESFRRTDNMRISRRELLKIAEVDDALLSELEKMALVVPLRSGHYDTDALTIARTAKELAEFGIEPRHLRGMKAAADREVGLIEQIVAPLRRPGNAGAQGRAEEIGSEIASLAVRLHATLVKSGLRER, from the coding sequence ATGGCCGCCGCCGCGACGCCTGACCCTCAACGGCCGGCTAGCGACTCGGGGGAGCGGCTCAACATCGGGCAGGTCCTGGACCAGCTGCGTCCCGACTTCCCGACTGTCACCATCCCGAAGATCCGCTTTCTCGAGGACAAGGGACTGATCAAGCCGGAGCGTACGCCCGCGGGCTACCGCAAGTTCTCCCGCCGAGACGTGGAGCGACTGCGCTACGTCCTGCGGATGCAGCGCGACCACTACCTGCCTCTCAAGGTCATCGGCGAGCACCTCGACGCGATCGACCGCGGCCTCGAGCCGCCCGAGATCGAGCCGACCGTGCCCACGGTGCCGACGGTCGCACTGACGCCCGGCGGTGCGCCGGGGGCCGAGTCGTTCCGGCGTACGGACAACATGAGGATCTCGCGACGCGAGCTGCTCAAGATCGCCGAGGTCGACGACGCGCTGCTGAGCGAGCTGGAGAAGATGGCGCTGGTGGTCCCGCTGCGCAGCGGTCACTACGACACCGACGCCCTCACGATCGCGCGTACGGCCAAGGAGCTCGCCGAGTTCGGCATCGAGCCCCGCCATCTGCGCGGTATGAAGGCCGCCGCCGACCGCGAGGTCGGTCTCATCGAGCAGATCGTCGCGCCGCTGCGGCGTCCCGGCAATGCCGGAGCGCAGGGCAGGGCCGAGGAGATCGGCAGCGAGATCGCCTCGCTGGCGGTGCGTCTGCACGCCACGTTGGTGAAGTCGGGGCTGCGCGAGCGCTGA
- a CDS encoding bifunctional nuclease family protein: MREVDVLGVRVEMPSNQPIVLLREVAGERYLPIWIGAVEATAIAFAQQGVVPPRPLTHDLLKDVVEATGNELTEVQITSVTDRVFYANLVFASGVEVSARPSDSIALALRTGTKIVVSEEVLDEAGLAVPAEQEDEIEKFREFLDEITPEDFESH; the protein is encoded by the coding sequence ATGCGCGAGGTCGATGTGCTCGGAGTCCGAGTGGAGATGCCCTCCAACCAGCCGATCGTGCTGCTGCGCGAGGTGGCCGGTGAGCGATATCTGCCCATCTGGATAGGCGCGGTCGAGGCGACCGCGATCGCCTTCGCCCAACAGGGTGTGGTGCCGCCGAGGCCGCTGACCCACGACCTGCTCAAGGACGTCGTGGAGGCGACCGGCAACGAGCTGACCGAGGTTCAGATCACCTCGGTCACCGACCGTGTCTTCTACGCCAACCTGGTCTTCGCCTCGGGTGTCGAGGTGAGTGCGCGGCCCTCGGACTCGATCGCGCTGGCCCTGCGAACGGGCACCAAGATCGTGGTCTCCGAGGAAGTCCTCGACGAGGCGGGCCTCGCGGTTCCGGCCGAGCAGGAGGACGAGATCGAGAAGTTCCGCGAGTTCCTGGACGAGATCACGCCCGAGGACTTCGAGTCCCACTGA
- a CDS encoding MerR family transcriptional regulator, with protein MEDIVFDHEQKPGHGADDAQRAAEQADEQGLLFTDDVSTLPSDTGYRGPTACNAAGISYRQLDYWARTGLVEPSVRGATGSGTQRLYSFRDILILKVIKRLLDAGISLQQIRAAVQHLRERGTDDLTRVTLMSDGASVYECTSNDEVIDLLQGGQGVFGIAIGGVWREVEGTLAELPSERTSEDGEQVASMSDELAARRAARTAG; from the coding sequence ATGGAGGACATCGTGTTCGACCACGAACAGAAGCCCGGCCACGGCGCCGACGACGCGCAACGCGCGGCGGAGCAGGCTGACGAGCAGGGCCTTCTCTTCACCGACGATGTCTCGACCCTGCCCAGCGACACCGGTTACCGCGGGCCCACGGCCTGCAACGCAGCGGGGATCAGCTACCGCCAGCTCGACTACTGGGCCCGCACCGGGCTCGTCGAGCCGAGCGTGCGCGGCGCGACCGGCTCGGGTACGCAGCGGCTCTACTCGTTCCGCGACATCTTGATCCTCAAGGTCATCAAGCGCCTGCTCGACGCCGGCATCTCCCTGCAGCAGATCCGTGCCGCTGTGCAGCACCTGCGCGAGCGCGGCACCGACGACCTGACCCGCGTCACCCTGATGAGCGACGGCGCCTCGGTCTACGAGTGCACCAGCAACGACGAGGTCATCGACCTGCTCCAGGGCGGACAGGGTGTCTTCGGTATCGCCATCGGTGGTGTCTGGCGCGAGGTCGAGGGGACTCTCGCCGAGCTCCCCAGCGAGCGTACGTCCGAGGACGGCGAGCAGGTCGCCTCGATGTCCGACGAGCTGGCCGCCAGGCGCGCCGCTCGCACCGCCGGGTGA
- the gcvP gene encoding aminomethyl-transferring glycine dehydrogenase gives MPSGATVSDTPTLSELDAASPFVERHVGLSAADEATMLSRLGYDSVAEMMDDAVPAGIRSVESLDLPGALSEAQVASLAREIAASNKPGEAMIGLGYHATVTPPVIRRNVLEDPSWYTAYTPYQPEISQGRLEALINFQTMVGDLSGLPVANSSLLDEGTAAAEALALVHRANRKGSGPFVIDADALPQSIEVVKVRAEAMGLEVVVADLSEGLPEGDLIGVLVQYPGASGRVPDLKPVIDAAHERGALAVVAADLLALTVLEAPGTLGADVVVGSTQRFGIPLFYGGPHAGYMAVHEGIERHLPGRLVGVSVDAEGRPAYRLALQTREQHIRREKATSNICTAQVLLAVGASMYAVYHGPAGLRTIATRTHRYAAVLAAALRSAGLSLVSETFFDTLGVTVPGRAADVVTAARRFGVHLRLVDADTVGISTSEATTRSTLSAVLNAFGVSGADLEEIDRTSASALPDALLRTTDYLTHEVFNTHHSETQMLRYLHKLAGRDYALDKGMIPLGSCTMKLNATTEMEPISLPGFADLHPFVPAEDAAGYARLVGELEGWLAEVTGYDEVSIQPNAGSQGEFAGLMAIRGYLDAQGQGHRKICLMPSSAHGTNAASAVMAGMKVEVVKSSEDGTVDLDDLRAKLDAHGENVAAIMVTYPSTHGVYEEGITEVCELVHAAGGQVYIDGANFNALLGYAKPGEFGGDVSHLNLHKTFCIPHGGGGPGVGPVAVRSHLAPYLPSHSLHPDASKRSGIGAISAAPYGSAGILPISWAYVRLMGAEGLTRATSAAVLSANYVAARLNEHFPVLYRGESGLVAHECILDLRPMTKETGVTVDDVAKRLIDYGFHAPTMSFPVAGTLMVEPTESEDLAELDRFIEAMIAIKGEVDRVASGEWTAETSVLRGAPHTSRALVGEWDRPYSREEAVFPRGIDPDKYWPPVARIDNTYGDRNLICSCPPVESFAE, from the coding sequence ATGCCCTCAGGAGCCACTGTGTCCGACACGCCCACCCTGTCCGAGCTCGATGCCGCCTCCCCGTTCGTGGAGCGCCACGTCGGGCTCTCCGCCGCCGACGAGGCGACCATGCTCTCGCGGCTCGGATATGACTCGGTCGCGGAGATGATGGACGACGCCGTCCCGGCCGGGATCCGTTCGGTCGAGTCGCTCGACCTTCCGGGCGCGCTGTCCGAGGCGCAGGTCGCCTCGCTGGCTCGGGAGATCGCCGCCTCCAACAAGCCCGGCGAGGCGATGATCGGGCTCGGCTACCACGCCACCGTGACGCCACCGGTGATCCGTCGCAACGTGCTCGAGGACCCGAGCTGGTACACCGCCTACACGCCTTACCAGCCAGAGATCTCCCAGGGCCGCCTCGAGGCTCTGATCAACTTCCAGACCATGGTCGGCGACCTGAGCGGCCTGCCGGTGGCCAACTCCTCGCTCCTGGACGAGGGCACCGCGGCCGCCGAGGCGCTCGCGCTGGTGCACCGGGCCAACCGGAAGGGTTCGGGGCCGTTCGTCATCGACGCCGACGCCCTGCCGCAGTCGATCGAGGTCGTCAAGGTGCGCGCCGAGGCGATGGGCCTCGAGGTCGTCGTGGCGGACCTCTCCGAGGGCCTGCCCGAGGGCGACCTGATCGGCGTGCTGGTGCAGTACCCGGGTGCCTCCGGTCGGGTGCCCGACCTGAAGCCGGTCATCGATGCCGCCCACGAGCGGGGCGCGCTCGCGGTGGTCGCGGCCGACCTGCTCGCGCTGACCGTCCTGGAGGCGCCTGGCACGCTCGGCGCCGACGTCGTCGTCGGCTCCACCCAGCGTTTCGGCATCCCGCTCTTCTACGGCGGCCCGCACGCCGGATACATGGCCGTCCACGAGGGGATCGAGCGGCACCTGCCCGGTCGCCTGGTCGGCGTCTCCGTCGACGCCGAGGGGCGACCTGCGTACCGTCTCGCCCTGCAGACCCGCGAGCAGCACATCCGCCGGGAGAAGGCCACCTCCAACATCTGCACCGCGCAGGTGCTGCTGGCCGTGGGCGCTTCGATGTACGCCGTCTACCACGGCCCTGCGGGGCTGCGGACGATCGCGACCCGCACCCACCGCTACGCCGCCGTGCTGGCCGCCGCGCTCCGGTCGGCCGGGCTCTCGCTGGTCTCGGAGACGTTCTTCGACACGCTGGGGGTCACCGTTCCCGGGCGGGCGGCCGATGTCGTCACCGCCGCGCGCCGGTTCGGCGTACACCTTCGTCTGGTGGACGCCGACACCGTCGGCATCTCCACCTCGGAGGCGACCACGCGCTCGACCCTGTCGGCCGTGCTGAACGCCTTCGGCGTCTCCGGCGCGGACCTGGAGGAGATCGACCGCACCTCGGCCAGCGCGCTGCCCGACGCTCTGCTGCGCACCACCGACTACCTCACCCACGAGGTCTTCAACACGCATCACAGCGAGACCCAGATGCTGCGCTACCTGCACAAGCTGGCGGGGCGCGACTACGCGCTCGACAAGGGCATGATCCCGCTCGGCTCGTGCACCATGAAGCTCAACGCGACCACCGAGATGGAGCCGATCTCGCTGCCCGGCTTCGCCGACCTGCACCCGTTCGTCCCCGCTGAGGACGCTGCCGGCTACGCGCGTCTCGTGGGGGAGCTGGAGGGGTGGCTGGCCGAGGTGACCGGCTACGACGAGGTCTCGATCCAGCCGAACGCCGGCTCGCAGGGTGAGTTCGCGGGCCTGATGGCGATCCGTGGCTACCTGGACGCGCAGGGGCAGGGGCACCGCAAGATCTGCCTGATGCCGTCCTCGGCGCATGGCACCAACGCCGCCTCGGCCGTGATGGCCGGGATGAAGGTCGAGGTCGTGAAATCGTCCGAGGACGGCACCGTCGACCTCGACGACCTGCGGGCCAAGCTCGACGCCCACGGCGAGAACGTCGCCGCGATCATGGTGACCTACCCCTCGACCCACGGGGTCTACGAGGAGGGCATCACCGAGGTCTGCGAGCTGGTGCACGCGGCCGGCGGCCAGGTCTACATCGACGGTGCCAACTTCAACGCGCTCTTGGGCTACGCCAAGCCCGGCGAGTTCGGCGGCGACGTCTCCCACCTCAACCTGCACAAGACCTTCTGCATCCCGCACGGCGGTGGCGGACCGGGTGTCGGCCCGGTCGCGGTCCGCTCTCACCTGGCCCCCTACCTGCCTTCGCACTCGCTGCACCCCGACGCCTCGAAGCGTTCGGGCATCGGCGCGATCTCGGCCGCTCCGTACGGCTCGGCGGGCATCCTGCCGATCTCCTGGGCCTACGTCCGCCTGATGGGTGCCGAGGGCCTGACCCGGGCGACCTCCGCGGCCGTGCTGTCGGCCAACTACGTGGCAGCGCGGCTCAACGAGCACTTCCCGGTTCTCTACCGCGGTGAGAGCGGCTTGGTCGCCCACGAGTGCATCCTCGACCTGCGGCCGATGACGAAGGAGACGGGCGTGACGGTCGACGACGTCGCCAAGCGGCTCATCGACTACGGCTTCCACGCTCCGACGATGTCCTTCCCGGTCGCCGGCACGCTCATGGTCGAGCCGACCGAGTCCGAGGACCTCGCCGAGCTGGACCGGTTCATCGAGGCGATGATCGCGATCAAGGGCGAGGTCGACCGGGTCGCCTCGGGCGAGTGGACCGCAGAGACCTCGGTCCTGCGCGGTGCTCCGCACACCTCCCGGGCGCTCGTCGGCGAGTGGGACCGCCCGTACTCCCGCGAGGAGGCCGTCTTCCCCCGTGGCATCGACCCGGACAAGTACTGGCCGCCCGTGGCTCGGATCGACAACACCTACGGCGACCGCAACCTGATCTGCTCCTGCCCGCCGGTGGAGTCCTTCGCCGAGTGA
- a CDS encoding AAA family ATPase, which yields MRLHHLEVAAFGPFTGIVEVDFDQLSEAGLFLLSGATGAGKTSVLDAVCFALYGDVPGDRSVAKRLRSDRAPAEVATRVVLEATLAQRRFRITRSPSWERPKRRGAGTTTQQASVVLMEQVGEEWRTLTTRLDEAGHLVSDLLGMTLTQFVQVAMLPQGRFQAFLRSSAEERKRLLERLFRTERFADVERWLRERRVELRRRSEELNAGVAEVVSRISETAAVTLPDDWDVHDLGLPAGDGAIAAWARGLAEEATEAQAVTSGAAMEALAAEAETLDALDAARAMAEKQRGLRAAAAAESRLVAASEEQQERVRRVEAAQRAEAVTGVSELADQARREHAQATALAPSDLTLTDAKAAVERVSARLAQARALEPVQHRLDEVTRELAATRTQRDRLLTQTREQAQLAEELPQQIETLAAGLTAATEAAAAIPVLRAQFAAVTEVSRLSGELVEARARHEAARTAAMEARTHYLDVRQARLDGIAAELAGALAVGADCPVCGSHEHPHKASPADGAPDAAAEKTAQTAYDNASAEEHARDQHVRDLSTRLQLAQEAAGETEEPAATMAERLAGLERRAASEPGLRAQLASVEERRARSVTLRAELETRAAELETTLRHLTEERARLEEQLADVRGDHRDLGAVLAALERDHRAAATDLERLEAATRAADALAAAERTLTATAVRAGFDSPQRALAAVLPAERVAALNSQIKTYADSLAAARATLDSPGAAEILATDEPDLPALSLAHRKAADAADTARSAADTAATRAARLDSLQRDLTHALSTWAPVRGDLEIAARLASFAEGKSSDNQLQMSLSAYVVAYRLTQVVAAANERLAKMSDQRYALEHSAAKGAGDRRGGLALMVRDDWSGESRDPATLSGGETFVVSLALALGLADVIMNEAGGQMLDTLFVDEGFGSLDADTLDDVLDVLDTLREGGRIIGVVSHVTEMRERIPTQLAVAKGREGSTLEIHGT from the coding sequence ATGCGCCTCCACCACCTGGAGGTCGCCGCGTTCGGGCCCTTCACGGGCATCGTCGAGGTGGACTTCGACCAGCTCTCCGAGGCGGGGCTCTTCCTGCTCTCCGGAGCTACCGGCGCCGGGAAGACGAGCGTCCTGGACGCGGTCTGCTTCGCGCTCTACGGCGACGTCCCCGGTGACCGTTCCGTCGCGAAACGCCTGCGCAGCGACCGCGCCCCGGCCGAGGTCGCAACGCGGGTCGTCCTGGAGGCGACCCTCGCGCAGCGCCGCTTCCGGATCACCCGCTCGCCGTCGTGGGAGCGTCCCAAGCGGCGCGGTGCCGGCACCACCACCCAGCAGGCATCGGTGGTGCTCATGGAGCAGGTCGGCGAGGAGTGGCGCACCCTCACCACCCGTCTCGACGAGGCCGGTCACCTGGTCTCGGATCTCCTCGGTATGACGCTGACCCAGTTCGTGCAGGTCGCCATGCTCCCCCAGGGCCGCTTCCAGGCCTTCCTCCGCTCCAGCGCCGAGGAGCGCAAGCGACTGCTCGAGCGGCTCTTCCGCACCGAGCGTTTCGCGGATGTCGAGCGCTGGCTCCGGGAGCGCCGCGTCGAGCTCCGGCGCCGCTCCGAGGAGCTCAACGCCGGCGTCGCCGAGGTGGTCAGCCGGATCAGCGAGACCGCCGCCGTCACCCTCCCCGACGACTGGGACGTCCACGATCTCGGCCTCCCCGCCGGCGACGGCGCCATCGCGGCCTGGGCGCGTGGTCTCGCCGAGGAGGCCACCGAGGCGCAGGCGGTCACCTCCGGCGCCGCGATGGAGGCCCTCGCCGCGGAGGCGGAGACCCTCGACGCTCTCGACGCCGCCCGTGCGATGGCGGAGAAGCAGCGCGGCCTCCGTGCGGCCGCTGCCGCCGAGAGCCGCCTCGTCGCAGCGTCAGAGGAGCAGCAGGAACGCGTACGCCGCGTCGAGGCCGCCCAGCGCGCCGAAGCCGTCACCGGGGTCAGCGAGCTCGCCGACCAGGCACGGCGCGAGCACGCGCAGGCGACCGCCCTGGCTCCGAGCGATCTGACCCTGACCGATGCCAAGGCAGCCGTCGAACGCGTCTCCGCGCGTCTCGCGCAGGCCCGCGCCCTCGAGCCCGTGCAGCATCGGCTCGACGAGGTCACCCGTGAGCTCGCCGCCACCCGCACCCAGCGCGACCGTCTCCTCACCCAGACGCGCGAGCAGGCTCAACTCGCCGAGGAGCTGCCCCAGCAGATCGAGACGCTCGCCGCGGGCCTGACAGCGGCCACCGAGGCGGCCGCCGCGATCCCGGTGCTGCGTGCCCAGTTCGCGGCGGTGACCGAGGTCAGCCGGCTGAGCGGAGAGCTCGTCGAGGCCCGCGCCAGGCACGAGGCGGCCCGGACGGCCGCCATGGAGGCGCGCACCCACTATCTCGACGTACGCCAGGCCCGGCTGGACGGCATCGCCGCCGAGCTCGCCGGCGCCCTCGCGGTCGGCGCGGACTGCCCCGTGTGCGGGTCTCACGAGCACCCCCACAAGGCCTCCCCGGCGGACGGCGCTCCCGATGCCGCAGCAGAGAAGACCGCTCAGACCGCCTATGACAACGCCAGTGCCGAGGAGCACGCTCGAGACCAGCACGTGCGCGACCTCAGCACCCGTCTCCAGCTCGCCCAGGAGGCCGCCGGGGAGACCGAAGAGCCTGCCGCGACCATGGCCGAGCGCCTGGCCGGTCTGGAGCGGCGGGCCGCCAGCGAGCCGGGCCTGCGCGCCCAGCTCGCCTCCGTCGAGGAGCGACGGGCCCGCTCGGTGACGCTCCGTGCCGAGCTGGAGACCCGTGCCGCCGAGCTCGAGACCACGCTGCGTCACCTCACCGAGGAGCGCGCGCGGCTCGAGGAGCAGCTGGCCGACGTCCGTGGTGACCACCGCGATCTGGGCGCCGTGCTCGCCGCTCTCGAACGTGACCACCGGGCCGCGGCCACCGACCTCGAGCGCCTCGAGGCTGCCACCCGCGCCGCGGATGCGCTCGCCGCCGCCGAGCGCACCCTCACGGCCACCGCGGTCCGGGCCGGCTTCGACTCGCCGCAGAGAGCGCTCGCCGCGGTCCTCCCGGCGGAGCGGGTCGCCGCCCTGAACAGCCAGATCAAGACGTACGCCGACAGTCTGGCTGCTGCCCGCGCGACCCTGGACTCCCCCGGCGCCGCCGAGATCCTGGCCACCGACGAGCCCGACCTGCCAGCGCTCTCACTCGCCCACCGCAAGGCCGCAGACGCAGCCGACACCGCCCGCTCGGCTGCAGACACCGCGGCCACGCGGGCGGCACGCCTCGACTCCCTCCAACGCGACCTCACCCACGCGCTCTCCACCTGGGCGCCGGTGCGCGGCGACCTCGAGATCGCGGCGCGGCTCGCCTCCTTCGCCGAGGGGAAGAGCAGCGACAACCAGCTGCAGATGAGCCTGTCGGCCTACGTCGTCGCATACCGCCTCACCCAGGTCGTCGCGGCCGCCAACGAGCGACTGGCGAAGATGAGCGACCAGCGCTACGCCCTGGAGCACTCCGCGGCCAAGGGAGCCGGAGACCGCCGCGGCGGCCTGGCGCTGATGGTCCGCGACGACTGGTCAGGCGAGTCCAGAGACCCCGCCACCCTCTCGGGCGGCGAGACCTTCGTGGTCTCCCTCGCGCTCGCGCTCGGACTGGCCGACGTCATCATGAACGAGGCCGGCGGCCAGATGCTCGACACCCTCTTCGTCGACGAGGGCTTCGGCTCCCTCGACGCCGACACCCTCGACGACGTACTCGACGTCCTGGACACGCTCCGCGAGGGCGGGCGCATCATCGGCGTGGTCAGCCACGTCACCGAGATGCGCGAGCGCATCCCCACCCAGCTCGCGGTCGCCAAGGGTCGCGAAGGCTCCACCCTCGAGATCCACGGCACCTGA